Proteins from a single region of Hypanus sabinus isolate sHypSab1 chromosome 26, sHypSab1.hap1, whole genome shotgun sequence:
- the polr1g gene encoding CD3e molecule, epsilon associated protein: protein MRRFQRPPEFEACPQAAPRGIGDPSSELWLIKAPADFEPRSFSGKKVPLVGFQSLRSKICEDKVYNVFATTGGAGNICLILPSEAGGKMESCSEFAGCLTIDENWEGAGVGSEPSSIPTSPTPSIPPGLKLRFQPFGVGPPGWSPRQRQPAPKRRKKRAREEPESGGLETSSQATDSETLGDSGKKKKRRKQQEVVPEVETDCKPRKRKRNRDESLPVVPNESEHKHKKKKKKKDKS, encoded by the exons ATGCGCCGCTTCCAGAGGCCGCCCGAGTTCGAGGCCTGTCCGCAGGCGGCGCCCCGGGGGATCGGCGACCCCTCCTCGGAGCTGTGGCTCATCAAAGCGCCCGCCGACTTCGAGCCTCGTAG TTTCTCTGGGAAGAAGGTCCCGTTGGTTGGTTTTCAATCGCTCAGGTCGAAAATATGCGAGGACAAAGTTTACAACGTGTTTGCCACGACAGGCGGTGCGGGTAACATCTGCCTGATCCTCCCCTCGGAAGCAGGGGGCAAGATGGAGAGCTGCTCAGAGTTTGCCGGATGCCTCACCATCGACGAGAACTGGGAGGGGGCGGGCGTCGGATCTGAGCCGAGCTCCATCCCCACCAGCCCCACTCCCAGCATCCCGCCGGGCTTGAAGCTACGGTTCCAACCCTTCGGGGTGGGCCCGCCGGGGTGGTCGCCCAGGCAACGGCAGCCGGCGCCAAAGCGCAGGAAGAAAAGGGCAAGGGAGGAGCCTGAGAGCGGCGGGCTCGAAACCAGCTCCCAAGCCACGGACTCGGAAACTCTGGGTGACTCCGGGAAAAAGAAGAAGAGAAGGAAGCAGCAGGAGGTGGTGCCGGAAGTGGAAACGGATTGCAAGCCGAGAAAGCGGAAGAGGAACCGAGATGAGAGCCTCCCGGTTGTGCCCAATGAATCAGAACACAAacacaagaagaagaagaagaagaaggataaAAGTTAA